The sequence aatgaatataattaaattaaattaaggaaatttgggggaaaaaataaaacaaaatgaatcgaaagaaaaacttaaaaacattaaaaaaaacacaaaaatttaataaaataaattgaattacgGAAATTaaggaataaatataaataaacaaaattatatgtaatataatacaatagaatagaaacaaaaagagttcaaacaaataaataaaaaataaaaatgaaagaatgaaataaatgaaataaaaaagtgtattaaaaaattcaattaaatgaatgaaaaaacataaaataaaaaagctaaatgaaataatatacaataattaaacgaaatatatatataaatcgaaaaaagtaatacaatagaaagaaacaaaaaaagtgcgtgtagcgtagtacgcATAACAGAAgcgaaactttcaaggcagaccaaggaagagggagagacccgagagagaatgagagagagagagataaagaatatatatctaaataaattcagagaatacaaatagacaaaatttacaaaaaacggagaagagtcgaccggtgtaggtaaacgccagacacaaaccgtggcaacaacgcgcactactccgagtgtTTATCACCCGCAGAAACGCAgctattccaggaccgcagcaacggcacaaattaccgcaaggcaataccaataaacccgacgccggaatggatagcactttatatagtacgcacaagcactagccggaaaacggaaataagcgccaaagagtaggcaccaaaaaaaaaaacgccaaaaacatTGGGACGAAGAAACGCCCCAAACAGCAGGCACCAGGGAAATATAACGCCGAAAAgtgggcaccaaaaatatatttcatacaaattggcgccaacaaacaagcgccaaaaggtaggcagtgttatttctcactagaaattaacaaccacaaggaaaaactcagaaaaaatagCGTAAAATGTATCTAACATTTAAATAAGGTATAGCTctatctctccttttcctctaggttatatcttttttctctctcgcggaacgaatatgcccaaaacgttgcatgacctcgaaattttactctccattctcgctcgtccatcgacgcctaagaagtttcacttcaaaaagtaaataaataatataaaaataaaagaatgcaataaaggaattaaaaaaaaatttaataaacaaaattagaaaaaattacaaaatttaaaagagaTAAAAACGGGATACTGAGAATTTTGTTTTCTGgaaactataaaaatttaaaagtaattttgtttttgctgaaaaattttCCTAACCATCGCCGTTTGCACAAATCTGGCAACTTCGTTTCGAGTTCTTTACTGCAAGCGATCACTCGCGACTGCGACTACGACTTGTACTACCAAGCATCGTATTTGCCATTGGTTGATATTGACTGCCTATCGGATAGATAAAAGACTAATTAATCTCGTTCctttttcggttttttatttttaactgccACACTTCGCAGATATCGATCGCCACTGATCTGTACCAAGCGCGCTGCGCTTTAAAAACAAAGTCTGCTACATGAGGCCACAACATTCCAATTCCAACTATCAGAGTGACAACTGCATACGCGGAAATTTATTaagccaacaaaaaaacaaaagaacagaaaaacgcggaatttgaataaaattttatcgtAGCCAAACAAAAATGGACTTCTTTGCCACTGGTGGCTTCCAGCAACTTTTCAGCGATTTGAATGACACGCAGCTGCATGGAAATTGGACAGACCTTAGCACCGAAATGGATAGCAGTCAGACATTCGATAGTTCCGATTATTGCGCACAACTACCCATAGAGAGCAATGATCCTTTGATGCGTCTCACCTACGCCGATGATCCTTTTGTGCTTGATACCTCCACAAGCGAACAAACCCTGCTGGAATTGCGCGCGGATTGGAGTGATATTACAGCAGAGTCGCGTTTTAGTAATAGCAACGACAATAGTGTTAGCACAGAATACCACGATTGCAATATCATCAATGATAAAGAGCTGCAACTCACGCTCGATCAGCTGCTCAGCTCACCAGCTGCAGTTACCTGCGAAGCAGTCGAAGACGGTGAATCACCTGCGTCACTGCCACACAACACATACAACAACATGAGTAGTCCCAGTAGCATTGATTCCACAACTGTTATTGAACTGGAGACGGCTGCCTTCATTACACGCGAAATGGCGGAATGGGAGGAAAAGTTCTTGGACAATTACATCGAGATACCGGAACTCATTGACTTCCTGCCCGAAAAGACACCACTCTGCACCGAGACATGTGATCATTTCCTGCACGAAAGTTCGAAGAATCTAAAACTGCATCGCAAAGTTAAAAGTGTGAAGCGTTCAAACGAGTCTATAGCGAGTCACGAGGAGCGCACAGCTGCCGGTTACCCCTGCACCTTTGGCACGTGTGATAAGATCTACGCAAAGCCTGCACATTTGAAAGCTCACCTGCGTCGTCATATGGGTGAGAAGCCCTACAGCTGTGATTGGCCTGACTGCACATGGAAATTTTCGCGTTCCGATGAGTTGGCGAGGCATCGGCGCTCACACTCCGGCGTGAAACCCTACAAATgcaattattgcatgaaatgtTTCGCCCGTTCCGATCATCTAACCAAGCATCGTAAAGTGCACGAACGCCGTCTGTTGGCAGCGAGTAAGGCGGGGAAGACGATCGACGGTGTGCTGCCGCATAGTGTGTTTACGGTGCGGCCGGGACGAAAGCGGAAGAATCAAATATGTTGAGGAAATATGGGAACTAGGGAAGGGAATGGactaactgtttaaaaaaaaaattatagtttaagAAGGTATGCATGCGTGCGtgtattttgtttgaaaaaagtgCAATTAAAAGTAAGTCTGGTTATTTTAGTTcagaagttttttattttgttgtgggAAGACGcatgttaattaattttttcaagagaTGGTGAGGTCTGAATAACAAAAAGTGAATTGGGATAGTCAAAATAAGTTTACTTTTGTATTCATAAAGCGTGGGGAAAGAGTTTTCAGTATCGAAGTGATGCATTCTGGCATGTATAGTAGTCAGCGATAACTGCTTTCTTCTCCTTCTGCCCACAAAGTTTCATCGATTGCTCCTCTATAAGATAACTGAGGTGATAAATATTCCGTTGCTGTGGTGTTTAATTTGACGCCAATGCAAAGTCTGATTTTCGCAAATCACTTCGCTGGCTTGCAAGGCAAGCCGAATTTCTTCTATTCACCGACATCGGCCCGTAAGATTCCTTGCTGGTCTGTCTGACGTGCCCCTCGTCTGATTGAAATGGGCAAATTTGACATCCGTTGGGTTTTTCTGAAGCCTTCCTCAATCTCATTAATGATTACTATTCGACAACTTCGTTTACAATGCTGTAGTCGTTGTTGGAGTTATGGCAGCATAAACACCCCCCATAAATGTTTGGGAAatgttgctggagtgacagtatTTGGCCCGATAAGTCTTGCTCGTTCCGATGACGTTGTACTGACTTTCGTGGGAACGATTCCGCAGCTGTTATGAGCTCAAGTGTTGGTCTAACCTCATCATCAGACTTCATGCGGCTCTACGGCCACCAAACGAACTCTTTATAAAGGAAGCACAACAGTTCTTTCCTTGTTACGAAACGTCCGTATGAGGTACATCCCAGGTATGAAGTACTCCATGAAGGAGGATCCTGAGAGTTTAACCCTCAGTTGgaaaccttttttaaaacctccgGTTCGGCAGCCGGGTCTCACTTTTTTTCGTCCTGCTCGAAAATCCTGTTTTAAAgcttatatccataaatcgatagaaaattaaattctagGAAGCGACCTGGAAGCGCAAGCCGTTAGCTATaatgaaatatgttaaattcatgtCCAAAGTTCAAAAAGTCAACCTGCCAGACTCGGCTGCCCACCCTCTGTTGGGCATGTTTTTCATAGAAGGGCTGATTCTAGTGAAAATCGTAGTGAAAATCTTTCTTCTCCTTATCTAATCTAACCTAGTTTGAGATTTACAGAATATCGATTTTTCGGGAACCTGTTGCTTGGTTTTTTTGTAAGATATAAAACTCAATTGCGTGGCATTATtcactttttcgaaaaacactACATGAATTGGAgcgaaaaatgtaaacaaaagagCTTTAAATGCCAACTAAAAAGCTTTCCTTTTCAAATTACTCTTTTATCTCACTCGCcctgtaaatataaaaagcttTTATATAATAGTGcgtttttgctgaatttttgaaaaaagctttttttgcgtatgatatatcatactttGTCATTAATGGGTTAACCcaaagtaacattttttttttgcatgaaaaatttttttgttttttggaattttttttgtttttttggaaaaaaattttaatattgttttaaacaatttttttgttatttttgggaaaaaaaatgtttattcacTCACAGActtattatttaaaacttaaaaaaaaaaattaatatacaaaaaatttaagtatcaGTGGATTCTATTAACCTTTTCTTTAGCCAGCCACAAGCGTCCGCAAgcgtatataaaatttattacttcaATTGCTTATCCCAACTAACGGTAAACTATGTCGGCCATTATTACTGATCGATTTTTTcggttaataaatttttctttatcaaTAAAAGTCTTTATTTATTGCTCTGCTTTCAAAAACCGGCTTGTCATTCACAAATGCAGCTACAACCCAAAGAATATAACTCTGAATACTCCGTACCAAATCAAGCTtataaaaacgaaattcaaTGTCAATTCCTTACGACTTTATTATCTGTGTGGCAAATGAAGTCATGCCAATGGCCGGGcatgtgaataaatattttttcattccaCTGTTATTATGTTTTATATGAACTTGTTGCGAAACTCTTCCTTTTTAATTTCCTCTCCAACGCTCAACATCCGTTGAGTTTACACCAAGAGCTTGATGCacacaccaacacaaactcCTTTTCTCAACCAACACCCACACACTTGAGCAGCCCACATGCCATTCCGATTCACTCGATTTCCATTGAATGCATTCCCATACATTCCAATCCTCATTTATACTCATCCttacacatttgtatgtatgtgtatgtgtgtgtgtacagcTAGTCGCGTGCGCGCACTACTCATTGAGCCATTCATACACTCGTTCATTCGTCTTTCAAGCATTGAATTGCACAATTCACTATTGAATTGTATGAATTTCCAATTGAATGAATTGAAGCACCGCCTAGGCAGGGGCGAGTCAAGCcagtgaagtgaagtgaagcCAACCTGCTCAGCTTCACTTAAGCCTGTTTTCGAAGTTGTGGACATTGTGGAAGCTACTTTttaaacattgttgttgttgttgttgatgttgttgagGAGCTGCTGGCGTGGCTGAACATTGATTGTGTTTGTTGAATTTGTAAAAATCTGGAAAAGTGTTGGCATTTACTCAATGAGTGGGAAAATGGTGAGATCTGGCAATTGCTATAACTGGATATGCAAGGAGCAGTCTGATGACGGTAAATGGAATATACATACAGATATCCTACTAGTAATATAGATATATATggacatgtgtatatatgtatgtataagtgtaggtatgtatgcagtCGTTTGCTTGAGCTTAACATTTTTCAACACACTAATTTAACTAATTTGCCTTTTGAAATTCCAAATTGAGTTCTGCGCGCTTTGTTGGCGTCGCCTTTACCTACTCTCACCACATTTTTTCGCAGtaactttgaaaatttgcatatttcgTATGCAAATAAACGGTATTGAAAAatcttttagtaaatttaaatccattgaaatgaaaaaataataaggtGAATAATGAGGATCCCCAGCAATGCATAGAAATGAAGCCCATTTAGAAGACAAATAAGGAAAgacatagaaaaaatatttctaccaaaattGCTTAACAAAATTAggcaaaacaattttcaaaaaaatccgtataaagaaaaataatgaataaacaaaagattacATTACAAAAGAaacattatttgaaaattttaaaatattcgaagTAGCAAATACTCACATACATTTTTGGAGCAAGATTTCATTCATGTGCCTGCCTCAGCTGGTTTCCCAACAGCGCATCCTATTAACGCAATTTTTCTTATCAAGGCCTAACTGATGGTTTCTGGCTCTACTTCACCAATAGCTTGCTCGATATTCCCCTCAAATATCAGTTCTTCGAAGGCATTTCACGACATCTCAAAAGAAATCTTGCGATATCAAGTCACAGCACTACAGTCACACTTCTACTATCTGCATCCACCCTTATACTGACGGCTCAAAGATGAACAATAGCTCTGGATCAGGAGTGGACTCGGAACAATTATGCTTAAATTGTTCCCTTAGGCTCCCGAACCGGTGTAGCGTCTTCCAAACTCAGATCTATGCTGTAACCGCTTAGGCGATTATCGCGTCAGTTAAGAAGATGAATCCAAGAAATACTGAGAAGGTGCAGCAAAATAATAGCCTCGTGCCCTAGTTCACTCTACAGAAACTCTACTGAGAAAGTAAAGCGAGTGGCATACTGATAAAGTAACcccatatttataatttttttctagtcTTCCCTGGATTTCAGAGGCCACTTGAAGAGCTTTAAAGGCGATTGATACCAAAGCTGCCACCTGATTCGTCTGAAGTTACTTAGAAAGTAGGGAATGCAGTCAAGCCTTCTGATTCCTCAAAAGCTTTTCAGGAAGTACTCGAAGCAATCAGCGCCCAAAAGTTTCTTCCGATTACTCAGAAGCTCTTGAGGAAGTACTCAAAGCAATcaatacaaacaaatattcCAACTTCTTGGAAGCttattaagaaatattaaaagcgATCAATACCGAAGCTAACCCTTAATTACTCAAGTTACTCAGCCAGCATTAAACAAATCATAACAAAAATGTCCttccataaaatttattaatcacTTTTGTATGATTTGCGTGGAAGTTTACGTTAGTGGTGTCCCATCGCCTTCTAAACCGGTTAGAGTTTTCCTTCTTCCATGCAGAGCCGTTCCTTCGGAGGCAGACGCTAATCAAACAGCCGCTTATTGTAAGACAGACacggaatgaattttttttttgagctcgATGACAAAAAGACTACAATCGAGTTGCTCGTTGCCTGTTTTGGTTCGcggttggtattttatttccaacCTACCCTACATATCTGTTGAGCTTTCCCTTATTCGCTACCTGGGGACGCGTCCGATGGGAGACTGGCAACTCcacacagaaacaaaaaaatgtccttATCCAACCCAATCTTAGTTGTCACACAATTTGAGTGCGTGCTAATCCCCAGAAATGGTCTGATCAGCCCTAAGTATGTACGCAGCGTAATTCCGCTCCCATTTGACCTCATAAAAAGAGAATCTAAAGTGAAAGAAAGCCCATCATCTCTCAATGCAATTTCGAACATGGAATAATTTGCGCCTGACTAACTTCTAAAGTGGCTGAGAATACTGAAATTGGTCACACAATTTCGAATTTAGTGAGTTTTGTGTGGCGATTTTGTCGAAGGTAATGGGAAACGTGCCTGCTCTGCCTGCCACGACtaatttgtatgcatattttccGAGTTAACTAAGGAATTGGGAAATTGCCAC comes from Anastrepha ludens isolate Willacy chromosome 3, idAnaLude1.1, whole genome shotgun sequence and encodes:
- the LOC128856729 gene encoding zinc finger protein SNAI2; amino-acid sequence: MDFFATGGFQQLFSDLNDTQLHGNWTDLSTEMDSSQTFDSSDYCAQLPIESNDPLMRLTYADDPFVLDTSTSEQTLLELRADWSDITAESRFSNSNDNSVSTEYHDCNIINDKELQLTLDQLLSSPAAVTCEAVEDGESPASLPHNTYNNMSSPSSIDSTTVIELETAAFITREMAEWEEKFLDNYIEIPELIDFLPEKTPLCTETCDHFLHESSKNLKLHRKVKSVKRSNESIASHEERTAAGYPCTFGTCDKIYAKPAHLKAHLRRHMGEKPYSCDWPDCTWKFSRSDELARHRRSHSGVKPYKCNYCMKCFARSDHLTKHRKVHERRLLAASKAGKTIDGVLPHSVFTVRPGRKRKNQIC